In a single window of the Tellurirhabdus bombi genome:
- the lepA gene encoding translation elongation factor 4, whose translation MKHIRNFCIIAHIDHGKSTLADRLLEFTNTVSHRDMQAQLLDDMDLERERGITIKSHAIQMDYVYKGEKYTLNLIDTPGHVDFSYEVSRSIAACEGALLLVDASQGTEAQTISNLYLAMNNDLVIIPVLNKIDLPGAMPEEVKDEMVDLIGCERDEIIPASGKEGIGIEAILNAIVERVPAPKGNPQGDLQALIFDSQFNSYRGIEVIFRVVNGSIRKGDKVKFMATGKEYFADEIGTLRLEKEPKDVVECGDVGYLISGIKVAKEVKVGDTISHTDRPAGKPIQGFEEVKPMVFAGIYPVETSEYEDLREAMEKLQLNDAALVWEPETSAALGFGFRCGFLGMLHMEIVQERLEREFDMTVITTVPSVRFEVITTKGETLQVSAPAEMPDPSSIDWIEEPFIKAQIITKSEYVGAIMGLCMDKRSLLKNQVYLTSERVELQFEMPLAEVVFDFFDKLKTISRGYASLDYEFLGNRESTMVKLDIMLNGDRVDALSAIVHRDKAYEWGKKLCEKLRELLPRQQFEIAIQAAIGQKIIARETVKALRKDVLAKCYGGDISRKRKLLEKQKKGKKRMRQVGNVEIPQEAFMAVLKIN comes from the coding sequence GTGAAGCATATTCGCAATTTTTGCATCATTGCCCATATTGACCACGGTAAAAGCACCTTGGCTGACCGTCTGCTGGAGTTTACCAATACCGTTTCGCACCGCGATATGCAAGCGCAGTTGCTCGATGATATGGACCTTGAGCGGGAGCGTGGTATTACGATCAAGAGCCACGCGATCCAGATGGATTACGTGTATAAGGGGGAAAAATATACGCTCAATCTGATTGATACGCCGGGCCACGTGGACTTTTCCTATGAAGTGTCACGCTCCATTGCTGCCTGTGAAGGGGCTTTGCTGCTGGTAGACGCTTCGCAGGGAACAGAGGCACAGACCATTTCGAACTTGTATCTGGCCATGAACAACGATCTGGTTATCATCCCAGTTCTGAACAAGATCGACTTGCCAGGTGCCATGCCGGAAGAGGTAAAGGATGAGATGGTAGACCTGATCGGTTGTGAACGGGACGAAATTATTCCGGCCAGTGGGAAAGAAGGAATCGGGATTGAAGCTATTCTGAACGCCATCGTCGAACGCGTCCCCGCGCCGAAAGGCAATCCCCAGGGAGATTTGCAGGCGTTGATCTTTGATTCGCAGTTTAATTCGTACCGCGGTATTGAAGTTATTTTCCGGGTCGTAAACGGGAGCATTCGCAAAGGCGATAAAGTAAAGTTTATGGCAACGGGCAAAGAATATTTTGCCGATGAGATTGGTACACTTCGCCTGGAAAAAGAACCCAAAGACGTTGTTGAATGCGGCGATGTAGGGTATTTGATTTCAGGAATTAAGGTAGCCAAAGAGGTAAAGGTTGGAGATACGATCAGCCACACGGATAGACCGGCTGGCAAACCAATTCAGGGTTTTGAGGAGGTGAAGCCGATGGTTTTTGCCGGTATTTATCCCGTAGAAACCAGCGAGTATGAAGACCTGCGGGAAGCCATGGAAAAATTGCAGCTAAATGACGCCGCGCTCGTTTGGGAGCCTGAAACGTCGGCAGCCTTAGGCTTTGGTTTCCGATGCGGTTTTCTAGGCATGCTGCATATGGAAATTGTGCAGGAGCGGCTGGAGCGTGAATTTGACATGACTGTTATCACCACCGTACCGTCCGTGCGGTTTGAGGTAATCACAACAAAAGGAGAAACCCTACAGGTATCGGCCCCTGCCGAGATGCCGGACCCAAGCAGCATTGACTGGATTGAAGAGCCATTCATCAAAGCGCAAATCATTACCAAATCCGAGTACGTCGGAGCCATTATGGGGCTGTGTATGGATAAGCGCAGTTTGCTGAAAAACCAGGTTTATCTGACTTCTGAGCGGGTTGAGCTGCAATTTGAAATGCCACTGGCCGAAGTTGTTTTTGACTTTTTTGATAAGCTGAAAACAATCTCCCGGGGCTATGCTTCTCTCGATTACGAATTCTTGGGTAACCGGGAGTCCACCATGGTTAAGCTGGATATCATGCTAAACGGCGACCGGGTTGATGCCCTTTCGGCTATCGTTCACCGCGACAAAGCCTACGAATGGGGTAAAAAGTTATGCGAGAAACTCCGTGAGTTGCTGCCGCGTCAACAGTTTGAAATTGCCATCCAGGCGGCAATTGGTCAGAAAATCATCGCCCGCGAAACTGTCAAAGCACTACGGAAGGACGTTTTGGCAAAATGTTACGGTGGGGATATTAGCCGGAAACGGAAGCTACTTGAAAAACAGAAAAAAGGAAAGAAACGGATGCGTCAGGTTGGTAACGTTGAAATCCCACAGGAAGCTTTTATGGCCGTACTGAAAATTAATTAA